From Mytilus edulis chromosome 9, xbMytEdul2.2, whole genome shotgun sequence, the proteins below share one genomic window:
- the LOC139487556 gene encoding toll-like receptor 4: MKQVLFFKTLLILSVFSGYCYKNNIVQEKTGGNFFCQQFYQHNELHVDCSYKNLTVVPDIPADTVYLYLQHNIIGQIPNKTFEHLNKLDLLDLSFNTLNIDNEDAFAGQQNLRFLYLKNGLQYYNYTIIRLPKNVFKHLFNLTVLDLSANIMYVDEYTFSGLMNLQHLKLDSNWLRKIPNDTFQYTPKLLILDLSSNFLNNVSKGMFNGLGNLHHLYLNNNWIETIENNAFQSLINLTVLDLAFNFFIHSINKQTFAGLPKLRHLNLHFNNINNISNHTFENLTDLRVLDLSNNKLQSVNGKTFIGLKNLDILRLNSNSLRYNTDRLPQGCFQPLESLKQLSIQMNNPQGVVDAFVLPDETIKDLNMLETLELDVNADNEDILGIGFSSLTNLSSLTFSGVCKFPLYNDTFRYTPNLTHFRSIHCDMKFIETGAFLSLTKLIFVELDFVCTLTFKHFSAMEIVLPLSKTTIEILRMNNVYLEYSWWENVNTLLLATSIRELHITNNDNCVDRRVSIPLKRFIPAPVSLQRLDLSNNNIDQISLNLTYVKFLNLSGNLLGHFLEEYSYALNEPRILEFVCLSNNSIKHIFSKLFVRQPKLQNIDLSFNKLADVSFDLSQLVDLEILNLSSNTIRYLDDWSMQNIGRLLEISRSLRVDFSNNKFLCNCYSIRFLNWTLRSRNRFVNFDTYKCTFHNGSSLELKSLRKGILIDLQRDCLNYSISIIITCSAMFVFIAILLMITFYRHRQKVRFMFYTLRGRLHFLYYKTKLKNRFRSTNPSENNLDYIYDAFVSYSDEDRAFVLNECIENLENDGNLKLCLHHRDFVPGHDITDNIIHAIESSRKTICIITRSFLQSYYCMFEFNMARMESIHSRNGKNVLFLVFYEQFLPEELPLVLYEVIQKQTYIEFPNDEHGNRIFWEKIKDGIFA, encoded by the coding sequence ATGAAGCAAGTTTTGTTTTTCAAGACATTACTGATACTTTCGGTGTTCAGTGGCTACTGTTACAAAAACAACATCGTACAAGAAAAAACTGGGGGAAATTTCTTCTGTCAACAGTTTTATCAACATAATGAATTACACGTTGATTGTTCTTATAAAAACCTGACAGTTGTCCCAGATATACCAGCTGACACGGTTTACCTCTATCTACAACATAACATAATCGGACAAATACCTAATAAAACCTTTGAACATTTGAACAAGCTAGATTTGTTAGATCTATCTTTCAACACACTTAATATAGACAATGAGGATGCATTCGCAGGTCAGCAGAATCTGCGCTTTCTCTATCTAAAAAATGGTTTACAATATTATAATTATACGATAATACGTTTGCCAAAGAATGtattcaaacatttattcaaTCTTACAGTTTTGGATCTATCCGCCAATATCATGTACGTTGATGAATACACATTTAGTGGACTTATGAATTTGCAGCACCTTAAACTCGACAGTAATTGGTTAAGAAAAATACCAAATGATACCTTCCAATATACTCCAAAGCTACTTATTCTTGATCTATcaagtaattttttaaataacGTATCTAAAGGTATGTTTAATGGACTTGGAAATCTTCATCATCTTTATCTAAATAATAATTGGATAGAAACTATTGAAAATAATGCATTTCAATCGTTGATTAATCTAACTGTGCTGGATTTAGCGTTTAATTTTTTCATACATTCAATCAATAAGCAAACGTTTGCCGGACTTCCAAAGTTGCGTCATCTAAACTTGCACtttaataatataaacaatatatcaaatcatacttttgaaaatttgacagATCTTCGTGTACTGGATCTATCAAACAACAAACTGCAGTCTGTAAATGGGAAGACTTTTATAGGACTTAAAAACCTTGACATTCTCAGACTCAATTCGAATAGCCTTAGGTATAATACGGACCGGTTACCCCAAGGATGTTTTCAACCTTTAGAATCACTCAAACAACTTTCTATTCAAATGAATAATCCTCAAGGGGTAGTTGATGCTTTCGTACTTCCAGATGAGACAATAAAAGATTTGAACATGTTGGAAACACTGGAATTAGATGTAAATGCTGATAACGAGGATATTCTAGGTATAGGATTTTCTTCCTTAACTAATCTTTCTTCCCTTACTTTCAGTGGTGTCTGTAAATTTCCTTTATATAATGACACATTTAGATATACACCCAATTTGACGCATTTTAGAAGCATACATTGCGATATGAAATTCATTGAGACTGGTGCGTTTTTGTCTCTAACCAAGCTTATATTTGTGGAACTAGATTTTGTTTGCACATTGACTTTTAAACACTTTTCTGCGATGGAAATCGTTTTACCTCTGTCGAAGACAACAATTGAAATCTTAAGAATGAATAATGTTTATTTAGAATATTCCTGGTGGGAAAATGTCAATACTCTTTTACTCGCTACGTCAATACGTGAACTTCATATAACAAACAATGACAATTGTGTTGATAGGAGGGTTTCTATTCCATTAAAACGTTTTATACCAGCACCAGTCAGTTTGCAACGTCTTGATTTAAGTAACAATAATATAGATCAAATAAGTCTCAATTTGACCTATGTTAAATTTCTGAATTTGTCTGGTAATCTACTCGGTCATTTTTTAGAGGAATATAGCTATGCGTTGAACGAACCACGCATACTTGAGTTTGTATGTCTCTCCAATAATTCAATTAAACATATTTTCTCTAAACTGTTCGTGAGACAGCCGAAATTACAAAATATCGATTTAAGTTTTAATAAGCTTGCAGATGTGAGTTTTGATTTGTCTCAATTAGTAGATTTAGAGATTTTGAATTTGTCCAGTAATACTATACGATATTTGGACGACTGGTCAATGCAAAACATTGGCAGACTACTCGAGATAAGTAGAAGTCTAAGAGTTGACTTCAGCAACAACAAGTTTCTATGTAACTGTTACAGTATTCGTTTTTTGAACTGGACGTTGAGGAGTCGCAATCGTTTTGTTAACTTTGATACATACAAATGCACTTTTCACAATGGAAGTAGTCTGGAGTTAAAATCACTTAGAAAAGGAATTCTTATCGATCTGCAGCGTGATTGTTTAAAttattcaatttcaataattATCACATGTTCTGCTATGTTCGTCTTCATAGCAATATTACTTATGATTACTTTTTACAGACACAGACAAAAAGTCCGTTTCATGTTTTATACATTAAGAGGTAGACTTCACTtcttatattataaaacaaagttAAAGAACCGGTTTCGGTCTACAAATCCGTCAGAAAACAATTTGGATTATATCTATGATGCCTTTGTGTCATATTCTGATGAAGATCGAGCATTTGTACTGAATGAGTGCATTGAAAATCTTGAAAACGACGGAAATTTAAAGTTATGTTTGCATCATCGGGATTTTGTTCCAGGACACGATATAACAGATAACATTATACATGCAATAGAAAGCAGCAGAAAGACCATATGTATTATTACAAGATCTTTTCTACAGTCGTATTACTGTATGTTTGAATTCAACATGGCTAGAATGGAGAGTATTCACTCGAGAAATGGAAAAAATGTTCTCTTTCTAGTATTCTATGAACAATTTTTACCAGAGGAGTTACCTTTGGTTTTATATGAAGTTATACAGaaacaaacatatattgaattCCCTAACGACGAACATGGAAATAGAattttctgggaaaaaataaaagatgGTATCTTTGCATAG
- the LOC139490253 gene encoding galactose-binding lectin-like: protein MPSTFLIKHKSGGKFVHPKGGDRHPGNDTKLLLHQDIHDRMYFQFDVVEGHWGYIRHVSSGKIVHPDGGQLFPGNDTNLVLHSDHHAGALFALNNVDDYIIHKGGRFVHPDGGSPNPGNDTYVVLHEDKHDAMKFQFVSPDDINNEVLIYGKTSVNGHWRIINTIINPIAEHTHTRSYTVGKSKTESRSSTFAFKWEISGGILANTAFGSLTASMSASTEYMIKKASSNTWSEEKIVTNQIKVVPGKSVVTWQYVFDVAQCDHKAIFHSNILADTDDVSHKPEDLAGVEYD, encoded by the exons ATGCCTTCAACTTTTTTAATCAAACACAAATCTGGTGGAAAGTTTGTACATCCGAAAGGTGGGGATCGTCACCCGGGCAATGACACAAAATTGCTTCTTCATCAAGATATACACGACAGGATGTATTTTCAGTTTGATGTCGTGGAAGGGCACTGGGGTTACATTCGACACGTTAGCAGCGGAAAAATCGTCCATCCTGATGGCGGCCAGTTGTTTCCAGGTAATGATACCAACCTTGTTCTTCACTCGGATCATCATGCAGGCGCACTGTTTGCCCTTAATAATGTTGATGATTACATAATACATAAAGGGGGTAGATTTGTTCATCCGGACGGTGGAAGTCCAAATCCAGGTAACGACACATACGTGGTCCTGCACGAAGACAAGCACGATGCTATGAAATTCCAATTTGTTTCACCAGACGACATCAACAACGAGGTGTTGATATATGGAAAAACATCGGTTAATGGACATTGGAGAATAATTAATACAATCATAAACCCGATAGCAGAACATACACATACCAGATCATACACCGTGGGAAAGTCCAAGACGGAAAGCAGGAGTTCCACTTTTGCCTTTAAATGGGAGATTTCCGGTGGTATTTTAGCTAATACTGCATTTGGATCTCTCACAGCGTCAATGTCAGCTTCTACAGAATATATGATAAAGAAAGCATCATCAAATACTTGGTCGGAGGAAAAAATTGTTACCAATCAAATCAAAG TTGTTCCAGGAAAGTCTGTAGTAACATGGCAGTATGTATTCGATGTTGCCCAGTGTGATCATAAAGCTATCTTCCATAGCAATATTCTGGCTGACACTGATGACGTATCGCATAAACCGGAAGACTTGGCTGGTGTTGAATATGACTAA